The proteins below come from a single Alnus glutinosa chromosome 9, dhAlnGlut1.1, whole genome shotgun sequence genomic window:
- the LOC133878157 gene encoding uncharacterized protein LOC133878157, with product MATSMANSSKVISLKLLVDKSSNKVLFAEAGKEFVDFLFGLLQIPLGSIMGLLWNHGIAGSAGSLSRIYGSVQNLDPTYLLQTKDALLKPKPVFPPNTLTPPLLLNFVPPKPETGVKNLSPFGFPAFSSSVVISSPSGGQFEIPASSSAPGYNPVVEQKETGYVRGVVTYMVMDDLTVEPMSTISSITLLNTFNVKDVSFLREKMVNVDIKKGLEMVKASFGSTTVLTDVFLEEVMICLAT from the exons ATGGCGACATCAATGGCCAACAGCAGCAAAGTGATAAGCTTGAAGCTTCTTGTAGACAAGAGCTCTAACAAGGTGCTGTTCGCAGAGGCCGGAAAGGAATTCGTGGACTTCCTCTTCGGACTCTTACAGATACCTCTCGGTTCCATAATGGGGCTTCTTTGGAATCATGGCATAGCTGGGTCAGCTGGTTCGTTGAGTAGAATCTATGGGAGTGTCCAAAACCTTGACCCCACCTATCTTCTCCAAACCAAGGATGCTCTCTTGAAGCCTAAACCAGTCTTTCCACCAAACACTCTTACGCCTCCGTTGTTGCTAAACTTCGTACCACCAAAACCAGAGACCGGAGTTAAAAATTTATCTCCGTTCGGCTTCCCGGCCTTCTCCAGTTCTGTTGTTATCAGCTCTCCGTCCGGCGGACAGTTTGAGATTCCCGCCAGTAGTTCTGCTCCTGGTTATAATCCGGTGGTTGAACAAAAGGAGACAGGGTATGTGAGAGGTGTCGTGACATATATGGTGATGGATGATTTGACGGTGGAACCCATGTCAACCATTTCTAGCATCACCCTTCTCAATACCTTCAACGTAAAAGATGTCAGTTTCCTCCGGGAGAAGATGGTGAATGTTGACATAAAGAAG GGCTTGGAGATGGTGAAGGCTTCATTTGGGTCAACCACAGTCCTTACAGATGTTTTCCTTGAGGAGGTTATGATCTGTTTGGCAACATAG